The nucleotide sequence cagcctcctttgAACAGCAATGCCTCTGCTTTGGAGCCAACCCACCTTGGAGTCGGGAAAAGTTTCCTTGAAGAAAgtgggcagccaggagagcagagtgaAGAAGGTGCTGGCCGTGGAGAGCTGAGCGATGATGACAGCCCTGCAAATACACAGCTGAGAGGAAACAGTCAGCAGTGACAGGTCGTGCTGCCTGGGAAAGGGCACTCCAGATGTCAGCTCCTCACAGAAATCCCTGAGATTTTTCTCATGGAGAACTACTCCTTTCGGCTTCCTGAGATTTTTGTCACAGCTTTTCAGCTCTGGCTGATTTTCAGATTCAGATTGTCACTGCTTTCAGCTTGCTCCTTGCAGCTTGTTCCttgctgcccagggcacaaCCCCGGGGCCAGGTGAGGTTAACTGAAGCACTAATTGTGCCACTGCATTTCCCACccatcccttccagccctgcaggagcactcTGCCCTGCGAGGTGTTGTTTAGGATTTTTGAGGGATTTGTTTTCGGCTCCATTCTTTTTCAAGGCAGGAATGGgtttgctgccctgcagccccatcctcctcctcctccctctccctgccttaAAACAGCCCCTGGGAACTCGCTTGGATGGGCTTCAGTAcccactgcagcatcccaaagggaAAATGGCCATTAAAAGGATGTTTGCCAGCAGTGAGAACACAGCCCGTGCCACCCCGTGCCCCTGAGCAGCACTTGCTAGGAGCCCATTACAACCAGGATTTCTAACAAGAGCTGTGGAAAATATCACTCTGGAGGAGCACAGGACTCATCCAGGGGGAacagcctgggaaggagaaggatttGCCAGTAACATTTGAGCCTGACAGCCCCGTGGACAGAACATAAAGCACCTTTGCCAAGCTTACCTTTGCAGTTCTTTATTTATACTGAAGGAATTAGAAAACTGCTTCTGCTTCTCAAACATAAGAGTAAGTGGACAAAAAccacagaggcagaagaaaaaagcccagagaggagaaaagagaggatGGTCCCAGCCTGGCCAATGCATGCAGCTGCCTACCAGATCGGTGCCTTCCTGAACAGCTGCTTCCAGGGAACTTTGGTCTGCTTGGGCACTGAGAGGCCTCTCGTTAAATAGTTCATGGGGATGGTGAGTTCTGCAGGGAAGAAGACACCCAAAGGAGAGCTGTGGTCAGTAGTTAcctgtgcagccctgggacactgctgtACAACCACTTTTAATCTCCTTCTAGCCCTTGGGTTTTTGGCTCTACCAGAGTTGAGTGCTCATGGAAACACCTTGTTACACTGACCAAATTTTTTACACACCCCTCCCCATCCAGCCACCTGCACCCTTGTGTTGTATCTCTTTTATAATTAAACAAAAGTCCCTTGGTAGGGATTGGGTTTGGATTCTGTGCAGCACCAGGCACATATCCAGCTTCCAGTGAGCTGGGCTCCTACATACCACACTCACCCTAATAATGCTGTAGCCAGGTGTAATTCCAGCCATATGTGGAATTACTCCTAGGCAGTTATTTGGGATGAGATATTGTGGATTAACTGGTTTTTAAAAGCTCTGTGTGTAGATGCTCTTAGTTTGGAGTAAGTATCTTGTCCTGCTTTAGCTTAATCCACTTTGAAGATCATgctctgttttgtgttttcactGGTGCTTAAAGAGTACTGAGGAGCCAGATCAGGCTCTCAGCAATGATATAATCCAGCATGGGACTTGAAATAGGAAATCAGCATTGCAAGAGCTCAAATCCTGGTTTTTGGGTTGGGGATCTTGGGTGAGACACAGCGTGTGTTACAGAACACATCTGAGCAAAAGGCCTTTGTGTAAAACCAGGCATGATCTTGGAAACACACAGGATTTGCAGAAATAATGGAGAGGAATCAGTTCCCAGATCCTCtggagcactgccagccccagggatgcagctggaCTCACCTTTCTCACTCAGGAGGTATTTGCAGGTGCAATAAACCCAGAGCAAAGTGAGCAAACCAGAGAAGTAGAAAACACTTTCCCAGCCGTACCAGTCCAGGAGGAGAGAGCCTGCACCACCAATCAGCAGCGTTCTGCAAAGGAAGGCACTCAGATTTACTGGCCTGGCTGAGAGCTCAGACTGAGCACATCAATGGGAGACTATCCTTGGAGGCAACACTGCTGTCACTGAACCACAGAATCctaaaattatttgggttggaaaggactttaaagcCATCttattccaaccccctgccatgggcagggacaccttccactatgcCAGGTTGTTCCAAACCCCATGCAAactggtcttggacacttccagggatggggcagctgaagcatctctgggcaccctgtgccagggcctcaccaccctcacaggggagAATTCCTCAGTCACAACATGGGTGGGTGCTGCCACCAGTCCCACCATGGCTCTGCAACCTGTCCTGGTCCCTGAGTGGCATCTCAGGCCAGATCCTCAGTGGCAGGAGAAATCCCAAAGGGACCTTACCCTCACTGAAAAATGGTCACTGGGGTAAGAAAAGGAGGCTGCTGGTGTGCAGTATCCCAGAGAATGtttaaagcagcaaaagaaacGAGAACACTGGAAAACCAAGTAATTCAACACACTGATATTTCTGTTCAGCTTTTAAGCAGCCTTTCCATTTAGAAAGGAAATTCTGATGGACATCAGCAGAGATGGAGAAGTTCTATTCATCTCATCTGTCAGAGAGGACAGGTGACCAATGTCAGGCTGCCCCTTGCTCTTCCTACTGAATTGGGCTGTTTCCCATAGTAATTAAATGTTGCAAACAGTCTTCAAAGTCTggtttgaaaagaaagagaaaacaatacATAAATCCTTGGCAGGCAGGACAGCAACTGCCTGAggcttcctcagctgcagcaggagtcCTTGAGGACCCCTGAATCCACATGTACTTTGAGCTGTGAGTTTTGCCTCCAACTATTCAGTGGCATTTCATCAGATAGGATGTCCAGAGACTGTCACGGGCTGCTCAGAGGCCTTTGAACTCACCCAAACTGTGATCCAGTCCCCACTGTGCTGTAGGTGAAGGCTCGCTCGCTCTCCCGGACCCTCTGGGACAGCAGGCTGGCCAGGGATGGGAAGTACACCCctgagagaaacagcagcaaggcagggagcAGTCAGGCAAAGAAACCCCAAATTTAAAAGATCCAGAGTGAGCAAAACAGTgagacaaagcagcaaaacctttGGTGAATTCAAAACAGGGATTTAAATAAACTGAGTGGATCCATCGCCATCAAAGGGTTTTTTGTGCCTTCTCTGTATCCCTTTTCATCATCACCACTGCCACTGCAAATCCATCAGTGCCAATGAACTTCCCAGTGCTACAGCTTGgcaagagggaaggaaaatcaCTCCACATTATCCAAAAGTTTTGGCAAGGGCCAATTTTCTCTGAGTGTTTTGAAGGAGttttaaaatgtggaaaacCAAACATGACCAGAGATGATTTCCAAAGCCAGCAGCCTCTGTCTGTCAGAGAGATATCTACAAGGAAATGACTTGTCAGTGACTTTCTCTAGAAATGTCACTGGCTTTTCCCATGGAAGTTCTGGATGTGGAGGCTGTTTTGGGGCAGAGAATTGCCCAGAGACCCATGGGGAGGGTTCATGCACTGCAAACCATGGGACTTGCATCTCAATGTGCTGCATGTGAGCCTCTGTGCAAGGAAGCccctggacagacagacacatggACAGACTGAGGTCAGGGGTCTCACCTTGCAGCAGCCCCATGAGGAACCTGGAGGAGGTCATAAAAACCAGATGGGCTGAAGTGATGTGGGTGAGCAGCGGGGTGAGGACTGTGAGGAACCCCCAGGCTGATGCTGACAGGAGGAGGACTTTCTCACCTCCTATTCTGgaagacagaaaacacattATCAAAGACAGGAGGGCAAAAGGGCAAAGTCCTCCAGCCCAGACTCAAGTGCCCTTCCCAGTTTAACCTGTTTTTAAGAGCAACCTTTTGGTCAAACCTGTTCTTCTCTTGGCCCTTGGGGAGTAGCTCTGaccttttctcttcccagctcctgccagccctgcccatccaACTGATCCCAGAGATCTCACAGCAGTGAGCCACTTAACTCTCTGATGGTGGTGGAGGGGAAGCCCAACTGCTGCCACCATTCTGCTTCTCTAAACCAGTGATGCTGTTTTCCATTGGCTCTTTTGCaatcctcagctctgccttttaCCATTCAGGTTTCTCCGGGTGTTTTCTTGCAAACTCTTAAGAACCCCAATTTAACAGCAGAGTGCACTTCACAGCTAATGCATCCCTTCCAGGCATGTGCTCCTCACAAAAGATTTCATAGAAAAGCTCTCTCACTAAGAATAGACTGGCTGGGGAAAGGGACTCAAGCAGGTAATGATTCAGATCCTCCCCTACAGCCAGCTGGGgaaattgtttgctttttaattcaTATGACACAATGGAGACAGTTTTTCTAAACATGATAGAAACAGTGTATGGGGACTTGCTTGAGAAAAGCCTACAAGAGAATATAGGGCAGAAAGACTGGAACTGctgaactgaaaacaaaaatcacctGTGTAGATCAAATCACAAAACTGTATTCACAAAATCCTAGAATCACTTGCAGGGATGAGACATCCACAGTTTCTATCTGGCCAGTCTAAAGTACCCACACCCCTTCTCAGCCAGAGCTTCTCCCCATGGACACACCAGACCCTCCACCCCATCACTGGGGTCTGGAACGGGAACTGAGGGGTCAAACCAAGCTAAGCATaattaaagcaagaaaacaTGAGAATAATTTCCAGTACTGATCACTGATGTGTCCTCCAACAATCTGTGTCAAGCAGTAGCCCCAGAAGAAGCTGCTGAGCACGACACCAAACTGCTTCTTGTCCCAGTCGAAGTAGGAGCTGAGGGCCACGGCGCAGATGGGCACGGTGACACGGGCACAGTACAGCAGGCAcgtccccagcagcagcatcgCTGTCCACACACGGGATTCaggcctgcagggatggagaggaaggTGGGAAAGGGCAGGGGGATGCTGGGCCCCGTgggtccctgcagagccaggactgAAGGGTTGGCTTGGCTTTGCAAGCTGAGTCTGTCTGGATAAAATGAAGGTCAGCACAAGTCCCCCggggcacagcagtgctggcacagagtGCATCCCATCTGCTGGCTTTTAGGAATGATGCCAACTTCATCCCAAACACTATTTGACTCCAGCAGCAAATGTCTGTCCATAGGCTGCAAGGTGAAACAGGCTGCTTGGACATCACTGGCTGCAGAtggagggaaaggcaggagggaaCCTGGTTTGCTCCCCCCAAACAAGAAACTGTTCTTTAAAAGTTAAGGATAACAAAGGAAAGGTCAGGGCATGAGGTTGGAAGCACCTGCATGAGACACACCTTGTGGTAGCAAACATTAATTATTTGGCATTTCTAGCCATTCCCCAGGGGAGGTGATTTGTGTGTTACCTACTAAAAAGGAGGGAATATGCAGGAATTCTTTAGAGAGACAAGACTTGGATGGGCCTGAAGAGCTCAGAGAGATAAGCAAAATAATTAAGCCTGGACAGATAAGAAATTTTAGATAAGAGTCAAAATATGGTAACAGAATGTATATTTCTGGGGTGTGAATCTCAGCCTCAAGAAAAGGGCTCCTACAGGAATAAGTGAGAAGCAAGGCAGTGATGGCTTCTGGagcaaacaaacacattttgctGCAAATGTCAGGCCCAGGTGTAGGTAaatccctctgcctcccctcagCCATGCCACTTTGGGTTCCCCCTTTGCCAGGGAATTACAGAGTTAAAAGCTGAGTAAGAACACCAACTCTTGGTACTGTTTGTATTTGATTCTTTCTCTGCCCAGAGGCCAGAGCACAAAGCACTGAGCTAACAGACTCTCTGCTCCAGGGGAATTCACTGTACCAGGGCAGTAACCTCTGGGCTTTCCACCCTGCTAAACACACCCACTCTCCATGTGGGAAACAACCTGGGTCACCTTTTACATCAAACAGAGCTGATTTCTCTGTACTGGAATGATGATAAATGTGGGTTAATCCCACACAGCACAAACCCATTTATAAAGGTGTAAATGGGCCCGCACAGGGGGGAGGTGAGGGAacaatgaaaagcagaacaggtGAACCTGCTGGAGATGGATTTATTGCTGTTTCCTGACAAGGCAGATAAGCAGCTCAGGGCTAACCTCTGGCAGGAGGAACTGGAAGTGTTTCAGGTGGTGTTTAGAGGGCTGGAACTGTTGTTACTGTGCACATGCACGAGTGCACAAAATAACACAGAAACTGGCAAAGCTCACGTCTCTTTGCTGGAGGAATGAGTAACCAGGGCTTGACCTGCCTCAGTCATTCCAGCTAGCTGGGAAATGCTCTCAGAGCCCCTCCTGGGCTTACCCTGAGAGGAAGTTATCTTCAGTCATTTCTCCATTTGCTGCAAAACCAAAGGTGGGCTGGTTTTTAATCACCAGCCCCAGCCAGTTCCAGGAACAGGGGCTCCACTGACTCCAGCTTGCCACAGAAAAGCACAGGGAAatcaaaggctccaggacactGCATGTCTGAGTCAGAGAAACCCCAGCAGGACAACACAACAGGAGGTTTTGGGTAAAAATCCCCCACCAAAGGCAGAGGGCAGGTGGGGATAACCAGCCATGGAAAACCTTTCAGGGATGGGATGcttccaggcacagctcctgcctgccctgcccaaaTGGGCTGCTGCCAGTCCAGGGCCATAATCTCTGTTATCTCCAAGAGCACAGCACTGATAAATTTGAGCTATTGAACCTGCAACAGTCGAGGTGATGGGAGTAAAGCACAGCAGCCAGCGATGTGTGGAGGTATTTTCTACTATTTAGCCACCAAGATATTTTCCTAAATTGTACTTTTCCCTTGCAGCAAGGGGAGACCTTTATGAGCTTTCACTGAGCTCTGTCTCTCCAGTCATTCTGGTGTGTGCAGAATAACCTGCAGTTATCCTGATaagcacagcagcattttattACCAGATTACCTTTATCCTAAACCCTGTATAACTCTGCAAGGTgtaagagggagagaaaaagaccTGAGCATCTCCAGGTGTCTTTACTCCATTTCTCTCAAGAAGCCTCCTCTCCAACTGATGTTCTGACAAAACTCCAGggatatatttttctcttgacttttatttttattccaaagtACTACATAAATCTCTGGGTGTATGACACACTGCCAATGTTCTCTTTGACTACCACTCCATTCTATATTCTCTTCCTTTATGTTTAATTATATCAGTAGGGATTATGCTCACAACAAGTGGAGAATATAATGATGGCCTCAGACTACCACTTCCT is from Serinus canaria isolate serCan28SL12 chromosome 20, serCan2020, whole genome shotgun sequence and encodes:
- the SLC17A9 gene encoding solute carrier family 17 member 9, whose product is MAAGGGGRNVPPGSGPRDGMRRDGGTEPYWSRPESRVWTAMLLLGTCLLYCARVTVPICAVALSSYFDWDKKQFGVVLSSFFWGYCLTQIVGGHISDQIGGEKVLLLSASAWGFLTVLTPLLTHITSAHLVFMTSSRFLMGLLQGVYFPSLASLLSQRVRESERAFTYSTVGTGSQFGTLLIGGAGSLLLDWYGWESVFYFSGLLTLLWVYCTCKYLLSEKELTIPMNYLTRGLSVPKQTKVPWKQLFRKAPIWAVIIAQLSTASTFFTLLSWLPTFFKETFPDSKGWVFNVVPWLVAIPTSLFSGFLSDHLISQGYRTITIRKFMQVIGSGVSSIFALCLGQTSSFCKAIVFASASVGLQTFNHSGISVNVQDLAPSCAGLLFGVANTGGALLGVICVYLAGYLIETTGSWISVFNLVAAVNSIGLCTFLLFGEAQRVDTDSVYVDL